Proteins from one Coturnix japonica isolate 7356 chromosome 5, Coturnix japonica 2.1, whole genome shotgun sequence genomic window:
- the NDUFV1 gene encoding NADH dehydrogenase [ubiquinone] flavoprotein 1, mitochondrial, which yields MAAWQLRALRRLPSATAGFSTAPKKTQFGSLKDEDRIFTNLYGRHEWRLQGALRRGDWYKTKEIILKGVDWILAEIKASGLRGRGGAGFPTGLKWSFMNKPPDGRPKYLVVNADEGEPGTCKDREIMRHDPHKLVEGCLVAGRAMGARAAYIYIRGEFYNEASNLQVAIREAYEAGFLGKNACGSDYAFDVFVVRGAGAYICGEETALIESIEGKQGKPRLKPPFPADVGVFGCPTTVANVETVAVAPTICRRGGAWFAGFGRERNSGTKLFNISGHVNNPCTVEEEMSVPLKELIEKHAGGVRGGWDNLLAVIPGGSSTPLLPKSVCETVLMDFDSLIQAQSGLGTAAVIVMDKSTDIVKAIARLIEFYKHESCGQCTPCREGVDWMNKVMARFVRGDAQAAEIDALWEISKQIEGHTICALGDGAAWPVQGLIRHFRPELEDRMRRFGEAKARAASA from the exons ATGGCCGCCTGGCAGCTCCGGGCCCTGCGCCGCCTCCCCAGCGCCACCGCCGGCTTCTCG ACAGCGCCGAAGAAGACGCAGTTCGGCTCTTTGAAGGATGAGGACCGCATCTTTACCAACCTCTATGGGCGGCACGAGTGGAG GCTGCAGGGAGCGCTGCGGAGGGGAGACTGGTACAAGACCAAGGAGATCATCCTGAAGGGCGTCGACTGGATCCTGGCGGAGATCAAGGCCTCGGGGCTGCGGGGCAGAGGGGGGGCCGGCTTCCCCACCGGCCTCAAGTGGAGCTTCATGAACAAACCGCCCGATGGAAG ACCCAAGTACCTGGTGGTGAACGCCGATGAGGGGGAACCAGGAACCTGCAAGGACCGGGAGATCATGAGGCACGACCCACACAAGCTGGTGGAGGGCTGCCTGGTGGCCGGCCGTGCCATGGGAGCCCGTGCTGCCTACATCTACATCCGCGGCGAGTTCTACAATGAGGCCTCCAACCTGCAG GTGGCCATCAGGGAAGCGTATGAGGCTGGGTTTCTGGGGAAGAACGCCTGTGGTTCTGACTATGCCTTCGATGTCTTCGTGGTGAGGGGTGCTGGGGCATATATCTGTGGTGAGGAGACAGCACTCATTGAGTCCATTGAGGGCAAGCAGGGCAAGCCACGTCTCAAGCCGCCCTTTCCTGCTGATGTGG GAGTCTTTGGCTGTCCCACCACGGTGGCTAATGTGGAGACGGTGGCTGTGGCCCCCACCATCTGCCGCCGTGGTGGTGCCTGGTTTGCTGGCTTTGGACGTGAGCGTAACTCCGGGACAAAGCTTTTCAACATCTCTGGCCACGTCAACAACCCCTGCACAGTGGAGGAGGAGATGTCGGTGCCGCTGAAGGAGCTCATTGAGAAGCATGCTG GGGGTGTCCGTGGTGGCTGGGACAACCTGCTGGCTGTCATCCCGGGGGGCTCCTCCACCCCACTGCTCCCAAAGTCAGTGTGTGAGACTGTGCTGATGGACTTCGATTCCCTGATACAGGCGCAGAGCGGGCTCGGAACAGCTGCCGTCATTGTCATGGATAAATCG ACTGACATTGTCAAAGCGATCGCTCGTCTCATCGAGTTCTACAAGCACGAGAGCTGTGGGCAGTGCACCCCGTGCCGGGAGG GTGTTGACTGGATGAATAAGGTGATGGCCCGCTTCGTGCGGGGCGACGCACAGGCAGCTGAGATCGATGCCCTGTGGGAGATCAGCAAGCAGATTGAAGGCCACACCATCTGTGCACTGGGTGATGGTGCCGCTTGGCCCGTGCAG GGCCTCATCCGCCACTTTAGGCCGGAGCTGGAGGACAGGATGCGGCGCTTCGGAGAGGCCAAAGCACGAGCGGCCTCAGCATGA
- the AGBL2 gene encoding cytosolic carboxypeptidase 2 isoform X2 — protein sequence MWLPRHPAAQAVPEPYDSFMRGHLCYYGYFQGESCVSPSCPPACGTPILVGLQQCSPKGQKPASQQSSVSPWGHTECHCADSGTQWGMGKDPSSRAACSLLKLHHGAGSSLGRSAAPRALQMIPLQGYESPREPRALFALPSAQGPLPAPRWPIECEVIKETIKHIEWIPPEPEPFYQPTDHPQLPMGEEQGTIVYQLNPVPSSSCFTRARAGGAPGPLSSPAATLESSQDNTLLFESRFEGGNLQKAVKVGPYEYVLTLRPDLYTAKHTQWFYFRVQNTRKDTSYCFTIANLAKPKSLYGKGMCPLFYSQKDAQSHGIGWRRIGTNIRYYRGGSGEESAAFRLSWSACFPHDSDTCYFAHCYPYTYSDLQRYLQAVAADPARSRYCAVRVLCRSLAGNMVYMLTITAPSGGAAKRAVVLSARVHPGESGGSWAMQGFLDFILSAAPDAQLLRQLFVFKVVPMLNPDGVVVGNSRCSLAGRDPNRAYRTGSQGSFPAVWHLRAMVERLLAEREVVLYCDFHGHSRKNNVFMYGCDGGRDGSEMRLRERVFPLMLSKNAPDKFSFSSCKFKVQKSKEGTGRVVMWRMGIANSYTLEAAFGGSTLGGRNSHFTVEDLKSLGYHLCDTLLDFCDPNPAKFQQCLEEVDALLRQRLGSGQSWSDVSTSELESSTSGSDSSVSDGSLERSESPWGQKGQGASVAPQLQLRRRKRFWSRRARNAMRRPNATQWSHSGDPQPQPSPSVPVPTPRGREEAEELHGAVPGAHTTYHRHSTAMATRGAISPISTSTASSQQGRARPSPRGTTAGLSLRVAAAAAGCGRRPGLTALRCSACTRH from the exons ATGTGGCTCCCAAGGCACCCAGCTGCACAG GCTGTCCCTGAGCCCTACGACAGCTTCATGCGTGGACACCTGTGCTACTACGGCTACTTCCAAGGTGAGAGCTGCGTGTCACCTTCTTGTCCCCCAGCCTGTGGGACCCCCATCCTGGTTGGGCTCCAGCAATGCTCTCCCAAAGGCCAGAagccagccagccagcagagctctgtgtctcCATGGGGACATACTGAATGCCACTGTGCTGACTCTGGCACCCAGTGGGGCATGGGGAAGGACCCAAGCT ctcgTGCTGCCTGTTCTCTGCTCAAACTGCACCACGGGGCTGGGAGCTCCCTGGGCCGTTCTGCAGCCCCCAGGGCCCTGCAGATGATCCCCTTGCAGGGTTATGAGTCACCCAGGGAGCCACGGGCTCTCTTTGCCCTTCCCTCAGCACAAGGACCACTTCCTGCTCCCCGCTGGCCCATTGAGTGTGAGGTCATCAAGGAGACCATCAAGCACATTG AATGGATCCCCCCTGAACCAGAACCCTTCTACCAGCCCACAGACCACCCACAGCTACCAATGGGTGAGGAGCAGGGCACCATCGTCTACCAGCTCAACCCAG TGCCCTCAAGCTCCTGCTTCACCCGTGCTCGGGCTGGGGGAGCCCCAGGCCCCCTTTCCTCACCGGCAGCCACCCTAGAGAGCTCCCAGGACAACACGCTGCTGTTTGAGTCGCGCTTTGAGGGTGGCAACCTCCAGAAAGCAGTGAAGGT GGGCCCCTATGAATATGTGCTGACGCTGCGGCCAGACCTGTACACCGCCAAGCACACCCAGTGGTTCTATTTCCGCGTGCAAAACACACGGAAAGACACCTCCTACTGCTTCACCATCGCCAATCTGGCCAAGCCGAAGAGCCTCTATGGCAAGGGCATGTGCCCGCTGTTCTACTCACAaaaggatgcccagagccacggCATCGGTTGGCGCCGCATCGGCACCAACATCCGCTATTACCGAGGGGGCAGCGGGGAGGAGTCGGCCGCCTTCCGCCTGTCCTGGAGCGCCTGCTTTCCCCACGACAGCGACACGTGCTACTTCGCCCACTGCTACCCCTACACCTACTCGGACCTGCAGCGGTACCTGCAGGCAGTGGCGGCTGACCCAGCGCGCTCACGGTACTGTGCAGTGCGGGTGCTGTGCCGCAGCCTGGCCGGTAACATGGTCTACATGCTCACCATCACTGCTCCATCCGGCGGTGCAGCCAAGCGTGCAGTGGTGCTGAGTGCCCGGGTGCACCCAGGAGAAAGCGGTGGCTCCTGGGCCATGCAGGGCTTCCTCGATTTCATCCTCAGCGCCGCTCCTGATGCTCAGCTCCTGCGCCAGCTCTTTGTCTTCAAGGTGGTGCCCATGCTCAACCCCGATGGGGTGGTGGTGGGTAACTCCCGCTGCTCTCTGGCCGGCCGTGACCCCAACCGTGCCTACAGGACGGGGTCTCAGGGGTCTTTCCCAGCCGTCTGGCACCTGCGGGCCATGGTGGAGAG GCTGTTGGCGGAGAGGGAGGTGGTGCTGTACTGTGATTTCCACGGGCACAGCCGCAAGAACAACGTCTTCATGTACGGCTGCGACGGTGGTCGGGATGGCTCTGAGATGCGGCTGCGGGAGCGGGTTTTCCCACTGATGCTAAGCAAAAACGCACCTGACAAG ttctccttctccagctgcaaGTTCAAGGTGCAGAAGAGCAAGGAGGGGACGGGCAGGGTGGTCATGTGGAGGATGGGCATTGCCAACAGCTACACCTTAGAGGCGGCCTTTGGTGGCTCCACACTGG GTGGGAGGAACTCACACTTCACTGTGGAGGACCTGAAATCATTGGGGTACCACCTGTGTGACACACTGCTAGACTTCTGTGACCCCAATCCAGCCAAG TTCCAGCAGTGCCTGGAGGAGGTGGATGCATTGCTGCGGCAGCGGCTGGGCTCTGGGCAGAGCTGGAGTGACGTCTCCACCTCAGAGCTGGAGTCCAG CACCAGCGGCTCTGACAGCTCCGTGTCTGACGGGTCCCTGGAGAGGAGCGAGAGCCCCTGGGGACAGAAGGGACAAGGTGCCAGTGTGGcacctcagctgcagctgaggaggaggaagcggTTCTGGAGCCGCAGAGCGAGGAATGCCATGCGCAGGCCCAATGCCACCCAATGGAGTCACAGCGGTGACCCG cagccacagccgTCGCCATCTGTCCCCGTCCCCACACCAAGAGGCCGTGAggaagcagaggagctgcacGGAGCCGTTCCAGGTGCACACACCACATACCACCGCCACAGCACTGCCATGGCCACACGGGGTGCCATCTCCCCCATCtccaccagcactgcttcctcacagcagggcagggcgCGGCCTTCCCCACGGGGCACCACAGCGGGGCTGTCCCTGcgtgtggctgctgctgctgctggctgcggGAGGCGGCCCGGCCTCACAGCGCTGCGCTGCTCCGCCTGCACTCGGCATTAA
- the MTCH2 gene encoding mitochondrial carrier homolog 2, which produces MADEASQLLLGSGLTVLSQPLMYVKVLVQVGYEPLPPTLGRNIFGRQVYQLPGLFAYAKHIVKVDGRAGLFKGLAPRLCSSAIGTVVHSKVLQRYQEAEKAEPGASKKEPVSSLEQVLKETSQEMVARSAATLITHPFHVITLRCMVQFIGRETKYSGTLSAFATIYREEGILGFFAGLVPRLLGDIISLWLCNMLAYLINTYALENGVSMTEMKSYSQAVTGFLASMLTYPFVLVSNLMAVNNCGLAGGLLPYAPAYSSWLDCWSQLHKEGNMSRGNSLFFRKVPAGKRYVWDERRFR; this is translated from the exons ATGGCGGACGAGGCTTCGCAGTTGCTGCTGGGCTCGGGGCTGACCGTGCTCTCGCAGCCTCTCATGTACGTGAAGGTGCTGGTGCAG GTGGGATACGAGCCGCTGCCGCCCACCCTGGGCAGGAACATCTTCGGCCGCCAGGTCTACCAGCTTCCAGGGCTCTTTGCCTACG CCAAACACATCGTGAAGGTGGATGGCAGAGCGGGGCTGTTCAAAGGCCTGGCCCCCCGGCTCTGCTCCAGCGCCATCGGCACCGTGGTGcacagcaaagtgctgcag CGGTACCAGGAGGctgagaaggctgag CCAGGAGCCAGCAAGAAGGAGCCCGTGTCCTCATTGGAGCAGGTGCTGAAGGAG ACCTCCCAAGAGATGGTCGCTCGCTCTGCTGCCACCCTCATCACCCACCCCTTCCACG TGATCACCCTGCGATGCATGGTGCAGTTCATCGGCAGGGAGACCAAGTACAG CGGAACACTAAGCGCCTTCGCCACGATTTACCGAGAAGAAGGCATCCTGGGGTTCTTTGC GGGCCTTGTTCCTCGGCTCCTTGGAGACATCATCTCACTCTGGCTCTGCAACATGCTGGCCTACCTCATCAACACATACGCGCTGGAGAATGGG GTCTCAATGACGGAGATGAAGAGCTACTCGCAGGCAGTCACCGGG TTCCTCGCCAGCATGCTGACATACCCCTTCGTGCTGGTCTCCAACCTGATGGCTGTCAATAACTGCGG GCTGGCTGGGGGCCTGCTCCCCTATGCACCCGCCTACTCCTCCTGGCTGGACTGCTGGAGCCAGCTGCACAAGGAA GGCAACATGAGCAGAGGAAACAGCCTGTTCTTCCGCAAGGTGCCCGCAGGGAAACGATACGTGTGGGATGAGAGGAGGTTCCGCTGa
- the CABP2 gene encoding calcium-binding protein 2 isoform X2, whose amino-acid sequence MFLFIRSPQRRPPGSPMPAPCRAPPGGKRGRRNPRGQRREGGGRRSSEEPQLPPSSMQDGKQRSGPPGPQDGEELAEAAQSPPLQSYSVLHGLVGPACIFLRQSIAITQLDRELRPEEIEELKQAFKEFDKDRDGYISYKDLGECMRTMGYMPTEMELIELSQQISGKVDFDDFVELMGPKMLAETADMIGIKELRDAFREFDTNGDGQISMAELREAMRKLLGQQLNYREVDEILKDVDLNGDGLVDFEEFVRMMSR is encoded by the exons ATGTTCCTGTTCATCCGCAGCCCCCAGCGCCGCCCCCCCGGCAGCCCAATGCCCGCCCCGTGCCGAGCCCCCCCCGGGGGAAAACGGGGCCGCCGCAACCCCCGGGGGCAACGGAGAgagggcggggggcggcggagCAGCGAGGagccccagctgccccccagctccatgcag GATGGGAAGCAGCGCTCTGGCCCCCCCGGACCCCAGGATGgtgaggagctggcagaggCTGCGCAATCCCCGCCGTTGCAGAGCTATTCGGTGCTGCATGGGCTGGTGGGGCCGGCGTGCATCTTCCTCCGGCAGAGCATTGCCATCACACAGCTG GACCGGGAGCTGCGGCCGGAGGAGATTGAAG AGTTGAAACAAGCCTTCAAGGAGTTTGACAAGGACCGCGATGGCTACATCAGCTACAAGGACCTGGGTGAATGCATGCGCACCATGGGCTACATGCCCACCGAGATGGAGCTCATTGAGCTGTCCCAGCAGATCA GCGGCAAAGTGGATTTTGATGACTTTGTGGAGCTGATGGGCCCCAAGATGCTGGCGGAGACAGCGGATATGATTGGGATCAAGGAGCTGCGCGATGCCTTCCGTGAG TTCGACACCAATGGGGACGGGCAGATCAGCATGGCGGAGCTGCGGGAGGCCATGAGGAAGCTGCTGGGCCAGCAGCTCAACTACCGCGAGGTGGACGAGATCCTCAAGGACGTGGATCTCAATGGGGACGGCCTGGTGGACTTTGAAG AGTTTGTGCGGATGATGTCGCGCTGA
- the AGBL2 gene encoding cytosolic carboxypeptidase 2 isoform X1, protein MWLPRHPAAQAVPEPYDSFMRGHLCYYGYFQGESCVSPSCPPACGTPILVGLQQCSPKGQKPASQQSSVSPWGHTECHCADSGTQWGMGKDPSSRAACSLLKLHHGAGSSLGRSAAPRALQMIPLQGYESPREPRALFALPSAQGPLPAPRWPIECEVIKETIKHIEWIPPEPEPFYQPTDHPQLPMGEEQGTIVYQLNPVPSSSCFTRARAGGAPGPLSSPAATLESSQDNTLLFESRFEGGNLQKAVKVGPYEYVLTLRPDLYTAKHTQWFYFRVQNTRKDTSYCFTIANLAKPKSLYGKGMCPLFYSQKDAQSHGIGWRRIGTNIRYYRGGSGEESAAFRLSWSACFPHDSDTCYFAHCYPYTYSDLQRYLQAVAADPARSRYCAVRVLCRSLAGNMVYMLTITAPSGGAAKRAVVLSARVHPGESGGSWAMQGFLDFILSAAPDAQLLRQLFVFKVVPMLNPDGVVVGNSRCSLAGRDPNRAYRTGSQGSFPAVWHLRAMVERLLAEREVVLYCDFHGHSRKNNVFMYGCDGGRDGSEMRLRERVFPLMLSKNAPDKFSFSSCKFKVQKSKEGTGRVVMWRMGIANSYTLEAAFGGSTLGGRNSHFTVEDLKSLGYHLCDTLLDFCDPNPAKFQQCLEEVDALLRQRLGSGQSWSDVSTSELESSTSGSDSSVSDGSLERSESPWGQKGQGASVAPQLQLRRRKRFWSRRARNAMRRPNATQWSHSGDPVSVAQPTSACHSGTRSAFSPTSVPQQPQPSPSVPVPTPRGREEAEELHGAVPGAHTTYHRHSTAMATRGAISPISTSTASSQQGRARPSPRGTTAGLSLRVAAAAAGCGRRPGLTALRCSACTRH, encoded by the exons ATGTGGCTCCCAAGGCACCCAGCTGCACAG GCTGTCCCTGAGCCCTACGACAGCTTCATGCGTGGACACCTGTGCTACTACGGCTACTTCCAAGGTGAGAGCTGCGTGTCACCTTCTTGTCCCCCAGCCTGTGGGACCCCCATCCTGGTTGGGCTCCAGCAATGCTCTCCCAAAGGCCAGAagccagccagccagcagagctctgtgtctcCATGGGGACATACTGAATGCCACTGTGCTGACTCTGGCACCCAGTGGGGCATGGGGAAGGACCCAAGCT ctcgTGCTGCCTGTTCTCTGCTCAAACTGCACCACGGGGCTGGGAGCTCCCTGGGCCGTTCTGCAGCCCCCAGGGCCCTGCAGATGATCCCCTTGCAGGGTTATGAGTCACCCAGGGAGCCACGGGCTCTCTTTGCCCTTCCCTCAGCACAAGGACCACTTCCTGCTCCCCGCTGGCCCATTGAGTGTGAGGTCATCAAGGAGACCATCAAGCACATTG AATGGATCCCCCCTGAACCAGAACCCTTCTACCAGCCCACAGACCACCCACAGCTACCAATGGGTGAGGAGCAGGGCACCATCGTCTACCAGCTCAACCCAG TGCCCTCAAGCTCCTGCTTCACCCGTGCTCGGGCTGGGGGAGCCCCAGGCCCCCTTTCCTCACCGGCAGCCACCCTAGAGAGCTCCCAGGACAACACGCTGCTGTTTGAGTCGCGCTTTGAGGGTGGCAACCTCCAGAAAGCAGTGAAGGT GGGCCCCTATGAATATGTGCTGACGCTGCGGCCAGACCTGTACACCGCCAAGCACACCCAGTGGTTCTATTTCCGCGTGCAAAACACACGGAAAGACACCTCCTACTGCTTCACCATCGCCAATCTGGCCAAGCCGAAGAGCCTCTATGGCAAGGGCATGTGCCCGCTGTTCTACTCACAaaaggatgcccagagccacggCATCGGTTGGCGCCGCATCGGCACCAACATCCGCTATTACCGAGGGGGCAGCGGGGAGGAGTCGGCCGCCTTCCGCCTGTCCTGGAGCGCCTGCTTTCCCCACGACAGCGACACGTGCTACTTCGCCCACTGCTACCCCTACACCTACTCGGACCTGCAGCGGTACCTGCAGGCAGTGGCGGCTGACCCAGCGCGCTCACGGTACTGTGCAGTGCGGGTGCTGTGCCGCAGCCTGGCCGGTAACATGGTCTACATGCTCACCATCACTGCTCCATCCGGCGGTGCAGCCAAGCGTGCAGTGGTGCTGAGTGCCCGGGTGCACCCAGGAGAAAGCGGTGGCTCCTGGGCCATGCAGGGCTTCCTCGATTTCATCCTCAGCGCCGCTCCTGATGCTCAGCTCCTGCGCCAGCTCTTTGTCTTCAAGGTGGTGCCCATGCTCAACCCCGATGGGGTGGTGGTGGGTAACTCCCGCTGCTCTCTGGCCGGCCGTGACCCCAACCGTGCCTACAGGACGGGGTCTCAGGGGTCTTTCCCAGCCGTCTGGCACCTGCGGGCCATGGTGGAGAG GCTGTTGGCGGAGAGGGAGGTGGTGCTGTACTGTGATTTCCACGGGCACAGCCGCAAGAACAACGTCTTCATGTACGGCTGCGACGGTGGTCGGGATGGCTCTGAGATGCGGCTGCGGGAGCGGGTTTTCCCACTGATGCTAAGCAAAAACGCACCTGACAAG ttctccttctccagctgcaaGTTCAAGGTGCAGAAGAGCAAGGAGGGGACGGGCAGGGTGGTCATGTGGAGGATGGGCATTGCCAACAGCTACACCTTAGAGGCGGCCTTTGGTGGCTCCACACTGG GTGGGAGGAACTCACACTTCACTGTGGAGGACCTGAAATCATTGGGGTACCACCTGTGTGACACACTGCTAGACTTCTGTGACCCCAATCCAGCCAAG TTCCAGCAGTGCCTGGAGGAGGTGGATGCATTGCTGCGGCAGCGGCTGGGCTCTGGGCAGAGCTGGAGTGACGTCTCCACCTCAGAGCTGGAGTCCAG CACCAGCGGCTCTGACAGCTCCGTGTCTGACGGGTCCCTGGAGAGGAGCGAGAGCCCCTGGGGACAGAAGGGACAAGGTGCCAGTGTGGcacctcagctgcagctgaggaggaggaagcggTTCTGGAGCCGCAGAGCGAGGAATGCCATGCGCAGGCCCAATGCCACCCAATGGAGTCACAGCGGTGACCCGGTGAGCGTGGCTCAGCCAACCTCTGCCTGCCATAGTGGGACTCGCAGTGCCTTCAGCCCCACTTCTGTgccccagcagccacagccgTCGCCATCTGTCCCCGTCCCCACACCAAGAGGCCGTGAggaagcagaggagctgcacGGAGCCGTTCCAGGTGCACACACCACATACCACCGCCACAGCACTGCCATGGCCACACGGGGTGCCATCTCCCCCATCtccaccagcactgcttcctcacagcagggcagggcgCGGCCTTCCCCACGGGGCACCACAGCGGGGCTGTCCCTGcgtgtggctgctgctgctgctggctgcggGAGGCGGCCCGGCCTCACAGCGCTGCGCTGCTCCGCCTGCACTCGGCATTAA
- the CABP2 gene encoding calcium-binding protein 2 isoform X1, translating into MFLFIRSPQRRPPGSPMPAPCRAPPGGKRGRRNPRGQRREGGGRRSSEEPQLPPSSMQDGKQRSGPPGPQDGEELAEAAQSPPLQSYSVLHGLVGPACIFLRQSIAITQLDRELRPEEIEELKQAFKEFDKDRDGYISYKDLGECMRTMGYMPTEMELIELSQQITGGKVDFDDFVELMGPKMLAETADMIGIKELRDAFREFDTNGDGQISMAELREAMRKLLGQQLNYREVDEILKDVDLNGDGLVDFEEFVRMMSR; encoded by the exons ATGTTCCTGTTCATCCGCAGCCCCCAGCGCCGCCCCCCCGGCAGCCCAATGCCCGCCCCGTGCCGAGCCCCCCCCGGGGGAAAACGGGGCCGCCGCAACCCCCGGGGGCAACGGAGAgagggcggggggcggcggagCAGCGAGGagccccagctgccccccagctccatgcag GATGGGAAGCAGCGCTCTGGCCCCCCCGGACCCCAGGATGgtgaggagctggcagaggCTGCGCAATCCCCGCCGTTGCAGAGCTATTCGGTGCTGCATGGGCTGGTGGGGCCGGCGTGCATCTTCCTCCGGCAGAGCATTGCCATCACACAGCTG GACCGGGAGCTGCGGCCGGAGGAGATTGAAG AGTTGAAACAAGCCTTCAAGGAGTTTGACAAGGACCGCGATGGCTACATCAGCTACAAGGACCTGGGTGAATGCATGCGCACCATGGGCTACATGCCCACCGAGATGGAGCTCATTGAGCTGTCCCAGCAGATCA CAGGCGGCAAAGTGGATTTTGATGACTTTGTGGAGCTGATGGGCCCCAAGATGCTGGCGGAGACAGCGGATATGATTGGGATCAAGGAGCTGCGCGATGCCTTCCGTGAG TTCGACACCAATGGGGACGGGCAGATCAGCATGGCGGAGCTGCGGGAGGCCATGAGGAAGCTGCTGGGCCAGCAGCTCAACTACCGCGAGGTGGACGAGATCCTCAAGGACGTGGATCTCAATGGGGACGGCCTGGTGGACTTTGAAG AGTTTGTGCGGATGATGTCGCGCTGA
- the CABP2 gene encoding calcium-binding protein 2 isoform X3, translated as MPGHPPAMGNCTKTPERRLSKDGKQRSGPPGPQDGEELAEAAQSPPLQSYSVLHGLVGPACIFLRQSIAITQLDRELRPEEIEELKQAFKEFDKDRDGYISYKDLGECMRTMGYMPTEMELIELSQQITGGKVDFDDFVELMGPKMLAETADMIGIKELRDAFREFDTNGDGQISMAELREAMRKLLGQQLNYREVDEILKDVDLNGDGLVDFEEFVRMMSR; from the exons ATGCCTGGGCACCCCCCGGCCATGGGCAACTGCACCAAGACCCCCGAGCGGAGGCTCTCTAAG GATGGGAAGCAGCGCTCTGGCCCCCCCGGACCCCAGGATGgtgaggagctggcagaggCTGCGCAATCCCCGCCGTTGCAGAGCTATTCGGTGCTGCATGGGCTGGTGGGGCCGGCGTGCATCTTCCTCCGGCAGAGCATTGCCATCACACAGCTG GACCGGGAGCTGCGGCCGGAGGAGATTGAAG AGTTGAAACAAGCCTTCAAGGAGTTTGACAAGGACCGCGATGGCTACATCAGCTACAAGGACCTGGGTGAATGCATGCGCACCATGGGCTACATGCCCACCGAGATGGAGCTCATTGAGCTGTCCCAGCAGATCA CAGGCGGCAAAGTGGATTTTGATGACTTTGTGGAGCTGATGGGCCCCAAGATGCTGGCGGAGACAGCGGATATGATTGGGATCAAGGAGCTGCGCGATGCCTTCCGTGAG TTCGACACCAATGGGGACGGGCAGATCAGCATGGCGGAGCTGCGGGAGGCCATGAGGAAGCTGCTGGGCCAGCAGCTCAACTACCGCGAGGTGGACGAGATCCTCAAGGACGTGGATCTCAATGGGGACGGCCTGGTGGACTTTGAAG AGTTTGTGCGGATGATGTCGCGCTGA
- the NUDT8 gene encoding nucleoside diphosphate-linked moiety X motif 8, with product MRVGSWVRGVPHRVTLCGATERRCRRLLAEGAAGGGGEAGAAVLVPLCSVRGRPALLYTLRCSRLRGPYGGDVSFPGGKREATDSGAEGTALREAREELGLNLREDRVWGRLRGLPERQGMLVVPVVANLGPLEDLTLSPNPDEVAEVFTLPLEHLLQEENQGYTHFRTAGRYGYTLPVFLNGPHRIWGLTAIITELTLELLAPDLYCRKTHVPARGVIAPQKRA from the exons ATGCGGGTGGGCAGCTGGGTGAGGGGTGTCCCGCATCGCGTCACGCTGTGCGGGGCCACGGAGCGGCGCTGCCGGCGGCTGCTGgcggagggggcggcggggggaggCGGGGAGGCGGGGGCTGCCGTGCTGGTGCCGCTGTGCTCCGTGCGGGGCCGCCCCGCTCTGCTCTATACGCTGCGCTGCAGCCGGCTGCGAGGGCCCTACGGCGGCGATGTGAG CTTCCCCGGGGGGAAACGGGAGGCGACGGACAGTGGAGCGGAGGGCACCGCGCTGCGAGAGGCTCgggaggagctggggctgaACCTGCGGGAGGACAGAGTATGGGGGCGGCTGCGAGGGCTGCCCGAGAGG CAAGGGATGCTCGTGGTCCCCGTGGTGGCCAACCTGGGACCCCTGGAGGACCTGACACTGTCCCCAAACCCTGATGAG GTGGCTGAGGTCTTCACTCTGcctctggagcacctcctgcagGAAGAGAACCAGGGCTACACCCATTTCCGCACTGCGGGTCGTTACGGCTACACTCTGCCCGTCTTCCTCAACGGCCCCCACCGCATCTGGGGGCTGACAGCCATCATCACCGAGCTGACATTGGAGCTGCTGGCACCCGACCTGTACTGCAGGAAGACCCACGTGCCTGCCCGCGGCGTCATTGCTCCCCAAAAAAGGGCTTGA